In Strigops habroptila isolate Jane chromosome 14, bStrHab1.2.pri, whole genome shotgun sequence, one genomic interval encodes:
- the LOC115616517 gene encoding myosin heavy chain, skeletal muscle, adult-like isoform X7: protein MSSDAEMAVFGEAAPYLRKSEKERIEAQNKPFDAKTSVFVVHPKESFVKGTIQNKESGKVTVKTEGGETLTVKDDQVFPMNPPKYDKIEDMAMMTHLHEPAVLYNLKERYAAWMIYTYSGLFCVTINPYKWLPVYNPEVVLAYRGKKRQEAPPHIFSISDNAYQFMLTDRENQSILITGESGAGKTVNTKRVIQYFATIAASGDKKKEEQTSGKMQGTLEDQIISANPLLEAFGNAKTVRNDNSSRFGKFIRIHFGATGKLASADIETYLLEKSRVTFQLKAERSYHIFYQIMSNKKPELIDMLLITTNPYDYQFVSQGEISVASINDQEELMATDSAIDILGFTADEKTAIYKLTGAVMHYGNLKFKQKQREEQAEPDGTEVADKAAYLMGLNSADLLKAMCYPRVKVGNEYVTKGQTVQQVINAVGALAKAVYEKMFLWMVVRINQQLDTKQPRQYFIGVLDIAGFEIFDFNSFEQLCINFTNEKLQQFFNHHMFVLEQEEYKKEGIEWTFIDFGMDLAACIELIEKPMGIFSILEEECMFPKATDTSFKNKLYDQHLGKSNNFQKPKPGKGKAEAHFSLVHYAGTVDYNITGWLEKNKDPLNETVIGLYQKSSVKTLALLFASAGGEAGKKGGKKKGSSFQTVSALFRENLNKLMTNLRSTHPHFVRCIIPNETKTPGAMEHELVLHQLRCNGVLEGIRICRKGFPSRVLYADFKQRYKVLNASAIPEGQFIDSKKASEKLLGSIDVDHTQYKFGHTKVFFKAGLLGLLEEMRDEKLAQLITRTQARCRGFLMRVEYQRMVERRESIFCIQYNVRSFMNVKHWPWMKLFFKIKPLLKSAESEKEMANMKEEFEKTKEELAKSEAKRKELEEKMVKLVQEKNDLQLQVQAEADALADAEERCDQLIKTKIQLEAKVKEVTERAEDEEEINAELTAKKRKLEDECSELKKDIDDLELTLAKVEKEKHATENKVKNLTEEMAALDETIVKLTKEKKALQEAHQQTLDDLQAEEDKVNTLTKAKIKLEQQVDDLEGSLEQEKKLRMDLERAKRKLEGDLKLAQDSIMDLENDKQQLDEKLKKKDFEISQIQSKIEDEQALGMQLQKKIKELQARTEELEEEIEAERTSRAKAEKHRSDLSRELEEISERLEEAGGATAAQVEMNKKREAEFQKMRRDLEEATLQHEATAAALRKKHADSTAELGEQIDNLQRVKQKLEKEKSELKMEIDDLASNMESVSKAKANLEKMCRTLEDQLSEIKTKEEEHQRMINDLSAQRARLQTEAGEYSRHLEEKDGLLSQLSRGKQAFTQQIEELKRHLEEEIKAKNALAHALQSARHDCDLLREQYEEEQEAKGELQRALSKANSEVAQWRTKYETDAIQRTEELEEAKKKLAQRLQDAEEHVEAVNAKCASLEKTKQRLQNEVEDLMIDVERSNAACAALDKKQKNFDKILAEWKQKYEETQAELEASQKECRSLSTELFKMKNAYEESLDHLETLKRENKNLQQEISDLTEQIAEGGKAIHELEKVKKQIEQEKFEIQASLEEAEASLEHEEGKILRLQLELNQVKSEIDRKIAEKDEEIDQMKRNHLRIVESMQSTLDAEIRSRNEALRLKKKMEGDLNEMEIQLSHANRVAAEAQKNLRNTQGVLKDTQIHLDDALRTQEDLKEQVAMVERRANLLQAEVEELRAALEQTERSRKLAEQELLDATERVQLLHTQNTSLINTKKKLETDIAQIQGEMEDTIQEARNAEEKAKKAITDAAMMAEELKKEQDTSAHLERMKKNLDQTVKDLQLRLDEAEQLALKGGKKQIQKLEARVRELEGEVDAEQKRSAEAVKGVRKYERRVKELTYQSEEDRKNILRLQDLVDKLQMKVKSYKRQAEEAEELSNVNLSKFRKIQHELEEAEERADIAESQVNKLRVKSREFHSKKIGEEE from the exons ATGTCGTCAGACGCTGAGATGGCCGTCTTTGGGGAGGCAGCTCCTTACCTCCGAAAgtcagaaaaagagagaattgaGGCCCAGAATAAGCCTTTTGATGCTAAGACATCGGTCTTTGTGGTGCATCCTAAGGAATCCTTTGTGAAAGGGACAATCCAGAACAAAGAATCGGGGAAGGTCACTGTCAAGACTGAAGGTGGAGAA ACCCTGACCGTGAAGGATGATCAGGTTTTTCCCATGAACCCTCCCAAGTATGATAAAATCGAGGACATGGCCATGATGACCCACCTCCATGAACCCGCTGTGCTGTACAACCTCAAAGAGCGTTATGCAGCCTGGATGATCTAC ACCTACTCGGGTCTCTTCTGTGTCACCATCAACCCCTACAAGTGGCTGCCGGTGTACAACCCGGAGGTGGTGTTGGCCTACCGAGGCAAGAAGCGCCAGGAGGCCCCTCCACACATCTTCTCCATCTCTGACAACGCCTATCAGTTCATGCTGACTG ATCGCGAGAACCAGTCAATCCTGATCAC TGGAGAATCCGGAGCAGGGAAGACTGTGAACACAAAGCGTGTCATCCAGTACTTTGCAACAATTGCAGCAAGTGGTGacaagaagaaggaagagcagacGTCAGGCAAAATGCAG GGAACGCTTGAGGATCAAATCATCAGCGCCAACCCACTGCTGGAGGCCTTTGGAAATGCCAAGACTGTGAGGAACGACAACTCTTCACGCTTT GGCAAATTCATTCGAATCCACTTTGGGGCCACAGGGAAGCTGGCTTCTGCTGACATTGAAACAT ATTTGCTGGAGAAGTCCAGAGTCACTTTCCAGCTCAAGGCAGAAAGAAGCTACCACATATTCTATCAGATCATGTCCAACAAGAAGCCAGAGCTAATTG ACATGCTCCTTATCACCACCAACCCGTATGACTACCAGTTTGTGAGTCAAGGTGAGATCAGTGTTGCCAGCATTAATGACCAGGAGGAGCTAATGGCTACAGAT AGTGCCATTGACATCCTGGGCTTCACCGCTGATGAGAAGACAGCGATCTACAAGCTGACAGGGGCTGTCATGCACTATGGGAACTTAAAGTTTAAGCAGAAACAGCgtgaggagcaggcagagccagaTGGCACAGAAG TTGCTGACAAGGCTGCCTATTTGATGGGTCTGAACTCAGCTGACCTGCTGAAGGCCATGTGCTACCCCCGAGTCAAGGTTGGGAATGAATATGTGACCAAGGGTCAAACTGTGCAGCAG GTGATCAATGCAGTTGGTGCCCTGGCAAAAGCCGTCTATGAGAAGATGTTCTTGTGGATGGTCGTTCGTATCAACCAACAGCTGGATACCAAGCAGCCCAGACAGTACTTCATTGGTGTCCTGGACATTGCTGGCTTTGAGATCTTTGAT TTCAACAGCTTTGAGCAGCTGTGCATCAACTTCACCAATGAGAAACTGCAGCAGTTCTTCAACCACCACATGTtcgtgctggagcaggaggagtacaagaaggaaggaattgAATGGACATTCATCGACTTTGGGATGGACCTGGCTGCCTGCATTGAGCTCATTGAAAAG ccCATGGGCATCTTCTCCATCCTGGAAGAGGAGTGCATGTTCCCCAAGGCAACTGACACCTCTTTCAAGAACAAGCTCTATGACCAGCATCTGGGCAAGTCCAACAACTTCCAGAAGCCCAAGCCTGGCAAAGGCAAGGCTGAGGCTCACTTCTCGCTGGTGCACTATGCTGGCACGGTGGACTACAACATCACTGGTTGGCTTGAGAAGAACAAAGACCCCTTAAATGAAACTGTCATTGGGCTGTATCAGAAATCATCTGTGAAGACACTGGCTTTACTTTTTGCCTCTGCTGGTGGAGAGGCAG gcaAGAAAGGTGGCAAGAAGAAGGGTTCTTCTTTCCAGACAGTCTCAGCTCTTTTCAGG GAGAACCTAAACAAGCTGATGACCAATCTACGGAGCACCCACCCTCATTTTGTGCGCTGCATCAtcccaaatgaaacaaaaacaccTG GTGCCATGGAGCATGAACTTGTACTTCACCAGCTGCGCTGTAATGGTGTGCTGGAAGGCATCAGGATTTGCAGGAAAGGTTTCCCCAGCAGAGTCCTCTATGCTGACTTCAAACAGAG GTACAAGGTGCTCAATGCCAGTGCGATCCCAGAGGGACAGTTCATTGACAGCAAGAAAGCTTCTGAGAAGCTTCTTGGGTCAATTGATGTGGACCACACCCAGTACAAATTTGGGCACACCAAG GTGTTCTTCAAAGCTGGGCTGCTGGGACTCCTGGAGGAGATGAGGGATGAGAAGCTGGCACAGCTCATCACCCGCACACAGGCCAGATGTAGGGGCTTCCTGATGAGAGTGGAGTACCAGAGAATGGTGGAGAGAAG GGAGTCCATCTTCTGCATCCAGTACAATGTTAGGTCCTTCATGAATGTGAAGCACTGGCCCTGGATGAAGCTATTCTTCAAGATCAAGCCCTTGCTAAAGAGTGCAGAATCTGAGAAGGAGATGGCCAACATGAAGGAAGAGTTTGAGAAAACCAAGGAAGAGCTTGCAAAGTCTGAGGCAaagaggaaggagctggaggagaaaatggTGAAACTCgtgcaagagaaaaatgatcTGCAGCTCCAAGTGCAGGCT GAAGCTGATGCTTTAGCTGATGCTGAGGAAAGATGTGACCAGCTCATCAAAACTAAAATCCAGCTTGAAGCCAAAGTAAAGGAGGTGACTGAAAGGGCTgaggatgaagaagaaattaatgctGAGTTGACGGCCAAGAAGAGGAAACTGGAGGATGAATGTTCAGAGCTGAAAAAAGATATTGATGACCTCGAGTTAACGTTGGCCaaagtggagaaggaaaagcatgcCACTGAAAACAAG GTGAAAAACCTCACAGAGGAGATGGCAGCCCTGGACGAGACCATTGTCAAGCtgacaaaagagaagaaagcccTCCAAGAGGCCCATCAGCAGACACTGGATGACCTGCAGGCAGAAGAGGACAAAGTCAATACGCTGACCAAAGCTAAAATCAAGCTGGAGCAGCAAGTGGACGAT CTGGAAGGGTCCctggagcaagagaaaaaaCTGCGCATGGACCTCGAGAGAGCTAAGAGAAAACTCGAAGGAGACCTGAAGCTGGCCCAGGACAGCATCATGGATTTGGAAAACGATAAGCAGCAACTggatgagaaactgaagaa GAAAGACTTTGAAATTAGCCAGATCCAGAGCAAAATCGAGGATGAGCAAGCCCTGGGCATGCAATTACAGAAGAAGATCAAGGAGCTGCAG GCTCGTACTGAGGAACTGGAGGAGGAAATTGAGGCAGAGAGAACCTCTCGggcaaaagcagagaagcatcGGTCTGACCTCTcgagggagctggaggagatCAGCGAGCgcctggaggaagcaggaggGGCTACAGCAGCTCAGGTTGAGATGAACAAGAAGCGTGAGGCCGAGTTCCAGAAGATGCGTCGTGACCTCGAAGAGGCCACGCTGCAGCATGAAGCCACGGCTGCTGCCCTGCGGAAGAAGCACGCggacagcactgctgagcttggGGAGCAGATCGACAACCTGCAGCGAgtgaagcagaagctggagaaggagaagagtgAGCTGAAGATGGAGATCGATGACTTGGCCAGTAACATGGAGTCCGTCTCCAAAGCCAAG GCAAATCTGGAGAAGATGTGTCGCACACTGGAAGACCAGCTGAGTGAGATTaagacaaaggaagaagagCATCAGCGCATGATCAATGACCTCAGTGCTCAAAGAGCTCGTCTGCAGACAGAAGCAG GTGAATACTCACGCCATTTGGAGGAGAAGGATGGTCTGCTTTCTCAGCTATCAAGGGGCAAGCAGGCTTTCACCCAACAGATTGAGGAACTCAAGAGGCACTTAGAGGAAGAGATAAAG GCCAAGAACGCGCTCGCCCATGCCTTGCAGTCTGCTCGCCACGACTGTGACTTGCTCCGGGAACAAtatgaggaggagcaggaagccAAGGGGGAGCTGCAGCGCGCCCTGTCTAAGGCCAACAGCGAAGTGGCCCAGTGGAGAACCAAATATGAGACGGACGCTATTCAGCGCAcggaggagctggaggaggccAA GAAGAAGCTGGCACAGCGCCTGCAGGATGCAGAGGAACATGTTGAAGCTGTCAATGCCAAATGTGCCTccctggaaaagacaaagcagaggctgcagaatGAAGTGGAGGACCTGATGATTGATGTGGAGAGATCAAatgctgcctgtgcagctctggATAAGAAGCAGAAGAACTTTGACAAG ATCCTGGCAGAATGGAAGCAGAAGTATGAGGAAACACAGGCTGAACTAGAAGCCTCCCAGAAAGAATGTCGCTCTCTCAGCACGGAGCTGTTTAAGATGAAGAATGCCTATGAGGAGTCCTTGGACCACCTGGAAACGCTGAAGCGTGAGAACAAGAACTTGCAGC AGGAGATTTCCGACCTCACGGAGCAGAttgcagagggaggaaaagcgATTCATGAGCTGGAGAAAGTCAAGAAGCAGATTGAGCAGGAGAAATTTGAAATCCAAGCCTCCCTGGAGGAAGCTGAG GCATCCCTAGAACATGAAGAGGGCAAGATCCTGCGCCTCCAACTTGAGCTCAACCAGGTCAAGTCTGAGATTGACAGGAAGATAGcagagaaagatgaggagaTTGACCAGATGAAGAGAAACCACCTCAGAATTGTGGAGTCCATGCAGAGCACCCTGGATGCTGAGATCAGGAGCAGGAATGAAGCCCTGCGGCTGAAGAAGAAGATGGAGGGAGACCTGAATGAAATGGAGATCCAGCTCAGCCATGCCAACCGCGTGGCTGCTGAGGCACAGAAGAACCTGAGAAACACGCAGGGAGTGCTCAAG GATACCCAGATACACTTGGACGATGCTCTGAGGACACAGGAGGACCTGAAGGAGCAGGTGGCCATGGTGGAGCGCAGAGCAAACCTGTTGCAGGCTGAAGTTGAGGAGCTACGGGCAGCCCTGGAGCAGACAGAGCGGTCCAGGAAATTGGCTGAGCAGGAGCTTCTGGATGCCACTGAACGTGTGCAGCTCCTCCACACTCAG AACACCAGTTTGATCAACACCAAGAAGAAGCTGGAAACAGACATTGCCCAAATCCAGGGTGAAATGGAGGATACTATCCAGGAAGCCCGCAATGCTGAAGAGAAGGCCAAGAAGGCCATCACAGAT GCGGCCATGATggcagaagagctgaagaagGAGCAGGACACAAGCGCCCACCTGGAGAGGATGAAGAAGAACCTGGACCAGACGGTGAAGGACCTGCAGCTCCGTCTGGATGAGGCTGAGCAGTTGGCACTGAAGGGAGGCAAGAAGCAAATCCAGAAGCTGGAGGCCAGA GTGCGGGAGCTGGAAGGGGAGGTTGATGCTGAGCAGAAGCGCAGCGCTGAAGCCGTGAAGGGTGTGCGCAAGTACGAGAGGAGGGTGAAGGAGCTGACCTACCAG TCTGAGGAAGACCGGAAGAATATTCTCAGGCTCCAGGACCTAGTGGACAAGCTGCAAATGAAAGTGAAATCCTACAAGAGGCAAGCTGAGGAAGCT GAGGAGCTGTCCAATGTCAACCTCTCCAAGTTCCGAAAGATCCAGCACGAGCTGGAGGAAGCTGAGGAGCGGGCTGACATTGCAGAGTCCCAGGTCAACAAGCTCCGAGTGAAAAGCCGGGAGTTTCACAGCAAGAAGATAGGAGAGGAAGAGTGA